GAGTAAGTCATAAACCACCAATTGTATGTCCTGAAAATAATAAAGGAAAAGATATTCCAATTATTGGTTTATTTAGATCTAGTCAAGATATACTTGCTCGTGATTTATCAAATCTAATTGCAGAACTTATAAATAAAGGACATGTTGAAAGGAAAATAAAAAGTATTGTAAATTCAAATTCATTTAAACTATTAAATAAGGAAGATGAAAAAGGAACCTTTAAAAATAAATCTAAAAGAATAAATAAAAATAATGCTAAAAAAGAAGATAAACTTGTAATTGATTTAGATAAAAATAATGGTTCTGCAGCAGATATTGCATTTTTAACATATTCAACAAAAGAATCTACAATGAGTCATAGACATAAATTTACATATTATCTTAGACGTACACTTCAACATAGAGGAGTTAATGTCTTTAATCCACGTGGAAAAGATATTCAAGATATTGAATATGTTGCAATATTTTGTGGATTAATGCTTGAATGTATAGACCCTGATATGGTAGTACAGAAAAAAGATAAAGAAATACCTAAAGGTGCAAATAGAGTAATGAAAAAATGGAGAGAGGAAGCAAAACGGTTTATTGATAAAAACCCAGAACCTCATGAACCATTAACATTAAATGATTTTGTTGAAAAATGGCAAGTTAGAATACCATATGGAATGGATAATTGGCCAAAAGAAGCTAGATTAATGGATTTAGCATATAAACTTATTTCATGGATTGATGTGCTTCAAGATGATATTGAAGGAGTGGTATTTCTTGAAGCAATTACAAAAACCATTACACAAACAGGTTTCTTTAATAAATATGCATCAACAATATACTTTGATAGTCCTGAAAATGAATATAATTCAATAGATGAATTATATTGGAATGTTTTTATACCAATTGCAACAGGTGGAGTAAGTATTGAAGAGGAATTACTTGATACATTACCTGATGATAGATTAAATATTATGACTATACATCAATCTAAAGGATTGGAATTTCCACTTGTAATTGTAGATGTTGGTTCTGAATTTAAAAAGGATTTAGCATCAACAAGTCCTCAAAGATTTCCTAAAAAAGGTGGAGAAGATCAGGAATTAGAGGACAGATTAAGAAAATATAGCGAGGAAATGGATTTTATAGAAAGAGACCAAGTAGACAGATCTTTTGATGATTTAATTAGAAGATACTTTGTAGCATTCTCAAGAGCTCAAGATGTTTTAATATTAATTGGTTTAAATAGTAATATCTATGGATATGATACAAAAACAAAACATAAATCTATACCTAATGTTGCATTAGGTTGGAATAGAGATGAAGAATTCATAGGATTTGATGAAATATATATGATTTAATTTATGAAACTAATGAAAAATTGCTTAATATTAAAGGATATGATTTAATTTATAGAAACTAATGAACTACTGCTTAATATTAAAAATATAATTTAATTTATAGAAACTAATGAACTACTGCTTAATATTAAAGATATGATTTAAATCATAGAAACTAATGAAAAATTGCTTAATATTAAAGGATATGATTTAATAAAATATGTGATTTAATTATTTAAAGATATAATCCATTGATGAAATGATTAAACTCTAAAATAATTAATTAAATTAAAATATTAAAAAAGAAGAAAAGTGAAAATATGAAACTTCAAGCAAGATCAAAACCATATTTTATACCAGAATATAGTTTAACTGGAGATTTATTATCATTTTTAACATGTAACCTCCAATACAGATACCAAAATAAAGGTTCTCTACCACCATCAATGCCAATACAATTATGGTTTGGGGAATTCATACATGGTGTAATGGAAGAAGCATATTTAAAATGGGAAGCAGAAAAACTAAAATTCCCATGGGACTGGGAAACTGAAATAAGACCAATAGAAGAAATGATAGATCAAAGATTAAGAGCAAGTGGACTATATCCACCATTAAAACAATATAACCCAAAACATATTCCAGAAGAAGAAATTGGTAAATACAGAACTGAAGACAATCCATATCATAGAATTGCAAGTGCAAGGGCAGAAGCATCAATAAATGTATGGGGTCCAGACCTATTTCCTTTAATAGATTCAGCTGAACTATTAATTAAAGGAATACGTGATATGCCAAATTATAATAAAAACCATAGTAGATCAAATCACTACAGTGTAAATGGTATTATTGATGTATTAAGTTCATTTAAAATTGAAAACACAAATCAAAAAACACTTGACTCATATCAAAACAAGATAATACAGTATCTTAAAAAAAATAAAAAATTTAATAAAATATTAAAAAACAAAGTTGATGATGAATATGAAATCATCATTGATTATAAAGGAATGAAAAGACCATCAATAGATAATGATAACTACAGACATCATGAATGGCAAATTCTTACATATTCTTGGCTTAGAAAACATCAAAAAGATGCAAAACCAATACCTGCTGGAATTATATTCTATTTAAATGAACTTGTTCCATCTGTTGAAGATTTGAAAGCAATACAAGAAGATATTGTTAATAATAAAACAGATGTTAAAATCTCAGAAGAAGATAAAGAAGCAATTATGAGATGGGATGGAAACCCTAAATATTATCCTACATTAAGTAATAAATTTAAGATAGATAGATCAATTAGAATTATACCAATTGAAGAGGAAAAAGAAGAAGTTGCATTAAAAGAATTTGATAGTGTAGTGAATAATATTGAATCATCAATGATTAAAGAAAAAGAAGGTTCAAAAATTAGTGAAGCATGGACTGGAGAAGCTGATAAAAGAACATGTGATGCATGTGATTTTAAAGCAATCTGCCAAAAGAATAAAGGAAAAATAAAAGATATAAGTGTACCTTAAATCTATTTTATTTTTTATATCTTTTAAAATAATAAATTAAAAATATTTAAAGCATATTTTATAGAGAATTTAAAATAATAAAAATAGAAAATAAACCTTTAAATTCTATATAGAACTTAAAATAATAAAAATAAAAAATAGAAAATAAACCTTTAAACTTTATTTTATACCGTTTTAAAGATAATAAAAAATAGAAAATAAATCTTTAAAGTCTATTTTATACTGTTTTAAATAATAAAAAATTAAAAAAATATTAAAATCTATTCTTCATTATCTTTAGCTTCTTTAGAAGCTTTTCTTTCTTGTTTTAATTCTTTAATATCAGATTTAACATCATATTTAGCAGCTTTTGCTTGATTTTTTAAATCTTTAGATTCAGCTTTTACAGTTTCTTTTTTATCAGAAATACGAGTTTTAGCTTCTTCTTTTTTAAGTTTTAACTCTTCTTTTTTAGCTTTAATAGCTTCTTTTTGTTCTTCTCTTTGTTTTTTCTCAAGTTCTTTAAGTTCTTCTTCATGTTTAGCTTTTAAAGCTTCTTTTTCAGTTCTTTGTTGTTTTAATAAAGAATCTTCTACTTCAACATCACCATTGATTTTAGCATCAGATTTATCAATAGCTTTTCTTAAGTATTCTTTAGTTTGTTCTTGTTTTTTAGAAATTGAATCTTCACCATTTTTTACTTCTTCTAATTTTTCATTAGCAGTATCAATAGCTTTATCCATCATTTTATTTGCTTTTTCATCAGCAATAATTACATATTTTTTACCTAATTCTAAACCTAATTCTTTAATTTCATTATCATTTTTTTGTTTTGCTCTTTCAACACCATATTCAGCAGCAATTTTTGAAAGTTTAATTCCTTTTTTAGCAACTTTATAAAATACCATAATAATCACTTCTTTTAAATAATCTTAAATTTTTATAATAATCAAATGATTTAAATTAATTACTATTATTTCGTAAATCTTCAAGTTCTTTTGCTTGTTTTTCTTTAAGTGCTTCTAGTTCTTGAAGTTGTTTTTTCATTAATTTATATTCATCATCTATTTCAACTTCAAGATTTTGATTTTCTTCTAGAATAGAATCTGCCTTATCAATAGCATCTTTCATTTCTATTTTCAAATCTTCTCTTTTAAGAGAAAGTTTATCATTGCCAGTTTGAGCATTTTCTAATTTTACATTAGCTAATTCAATTGCTTTATCCATAGCATCACTAGATTTTTGTTCAGCAACATGAACCCATTTTTTAGTAAGGTCTTTACGTAATTCTTTCATTTCAGGATCTCTTACTGATTTTGCCTTAGCAACTCCATATTTAGATAAAGTTTTTCCTAATTCTGCAGTTTTTTTAACTTTATCTTTACCTCTCATAACATCACCTGATTAAATATAAAATAATATAATATTTCTATATTTATCTTATATTAAATATTTAACTATATAATCTTTATAAAATTATACATTATTATATAATTGTCTTAAATATTCTATAGAATATACATTAAAAGAAAAAATACTAATAAATAGAATATTAAAAAAGAAAAGAAGAAGAAATATTAACACTATAAAAATAAAACTAAAAAATAACACCATAATAAAACTAAAATACAATGCAAAAAAATTGAAATGAAAAACAAAATAAAAAAAAATAAAACTAAAAAACAATGCAAAAAATAAACTAAAAAACAAAATAAAAATAGTAAAAAATAAGATTAAACTAAATAATAAAAAATATTCTAGAAGAGCATTAAAAATAATATACAAACCATTAAAATCTAAATTTATAATTATTCAAGTCTATTTTTTCAGAAACTAATTTAAAATCATTATAATGATTTATATTTACAAGTTCTAAATCAAATTCCTCTTTAACACCATAAAAATCAACACCAGAAGCAAAAATTTCACGAAGAATTGGATTTAAATTATCATCAACATCAGAAATATATGGTAATATAATATTCTTATTTAATGCAAATGGCATACCTAAACCTAATGCAGTATCTAATTTTCCATATTCACGACGTCTAAGAAATGAAATAGTATTATCAATATTTGGACTATTATATAATGTTTTTAAAATATTTTTATATGTAATATCTGAAATGGTTGGTTGATCTCCAGATACACATAATACATACTTCTCATCAATACTTTTTAAACCATTATATAATGATTTTGATAGGCCTACATAATGTGGTTTATTTTCAACTATTTCTACTTTAGATAAATAATAATCACTAAGAGAATCAATAATTTCATCAATATAATGACCAAGTACTAAAATAATATTATTAATACCTGAATTTAATACATTATCAATAGTACATTCAAGAACTGTTTTATTATTAATAAGAGGTAAAGTTAATTTATTTTTAATAGGTAAATCTAAGTTTTCTAAATCATTTCTCATTCTAGAATTTAATCCTGCAGCAGTAATTACAGCACCAACCATCTTAATCACCTAAAAATAAAATATATAAAAATATTAACTATTCTATCCTACAATCCCCAATTTCAAAGTGTCTCCACCTAAAAATAAAATATATAAAATATTAAAATAAAATATCTAAAAAAAAGTAAAAATAAAAATTTATTGTTTTTTAACATTTTCAAATAATATTTTATTTAATGCAGGTTTAGAATATTTTACTCCAGCTTCACCAATAGATAATATAATATCATTATCTTCAGCAATTTTAAGAGCAAGACGAATTCCTTCCCTAACTTGTTCTGGTGAAGAACCTGTAGTTCCAGTTTTATTAAATTTAATATTAGATCTTATTGGAACAACATTAGTATTAATAAAATCAACTACTTTAGTTGAAGATGTTGAAACAGGAATAACAATATCTGCATTAGATAATAATTTTGCAATATCAATATCTCCTTCTCTACCACTTTCAGAAGATATTGTATTAAGTACAATAATTCTATTATGTTCTGTTTTAAGTTTTAAAACAGTATTTAAAGTGGTTTCAACACCTGCAGGATTATGAGCATAATCCATAATCATTGTAGGATTACTATGAATATACTCTAATCTACCAGGTACACCATTAAATGATTCAAGACCTTTTACAATACTATTAATATCTAAACCTTGTACCCATGCAGCACATGCTGAACCAAGGGAGTTATAAACATTGTGTATTCCACTATTTTTAAGAGTAATATCTCTTGTTTCATCATTAAAATGTATAGTATATTTAGTTTTAGTAGTGTTTCCTTCTTTTATAATACGAATATTAGTTGCATAAACATCTAATTTAGGATTTTTAAATCCACATTCACATTCATATTCTCCAAGATTTCTTAAATAACTTACATTATAATTTAATAGTTTACCACATGATGGACAATGTCTATTATTATATTTAGATTTAAATAAGTCATTATTTTTATCTTTTATACCAAAATAATGTATTTCTTTATCAGGATGTTTACTTCCAATTGAAGCAAGTAATGGATCATCACCATCTAAAATTAAAGTATCTGCTACTTCAACCATTTCTTTTTTACAATTAATATAATCTTCAAAAGTACCATTATTTAAATGATCACGTGTTATATTAGTAATTACTCCCATATTTACATGAGAATTTGTAGCTGAACGTTTAATTTCACCTTTTCTACCAAAAGTACCAATTTCAAGTACTGCTAAGTCTCCTTCTAAACGTGATTGTAATGCAGGAATAAATTCACTATTTCCTTGAATACGTAAACCATGTTCAGGAACTTTATAATTATTAATTTTAAATATATGTTTAATAGTATGAGTAGTGGTAGTTTTACCATTAGTTCCTGTAACACCTATAACTGGTTTATTAGGTAAGAAAAATTCAAGTATTTCATCAATTGAATATACAGGTAAATTTTTCCGATTAAAATTATGAAGTTTTGTTGTAAAATAATCATTTTTAAGTAAACTAGGAGCTACAAATATTGCAGATTTACCTTTAAATGAATCATTATCTAATTCTTCACCTAATTTTAAGTGTATTCCTTCTTTCTTAAATATTGGAGTTAAATAACTATCTGGAGCTGAATCAATAATAGTAACATCTATATTATGACAAGCTAATATACGTGCAATTAAACTACCAACAGTTCCACAACCACCTAAAACAACTACTCCCTCAGAGAGACTGTTTATAAATTCTTCTTTGTCCATTAAATTACAACCTTATTATTTAAAAAAAATATCTTATTAAAATAGTATAAAATCCTATTTAATAATTTAAGATAAATACTCAAAATAATGAATATAAATTAAAATATAAAAAATTTATTAAAAAAATACTTAAATCTTATTTAAGATTTCTACAAATTTTAAGTTAAAATCATATTATATAGAATTTAATTTAAATTTCTACACTTAATATTAAATTACAATTTTAATTTATAATATCACAACACCAAATCAAAATAAATAAAACCATATTATATAGAATTTAATTTAAATTTCTACACTTAATATTAAATTACAATTTTAATTTATAATTTTAAATTTATTAAATAAACATTTTAAACTAATAAGTATTTAATATTTACCGATTTAATTTAAATATGATAAAAAATATTTAAATTAACATTAATAGTTAATTATTAAAGCTTAATTACAAACCTTACATAATTCTTCTAATCTTTCTTGAATACTAATAATTACTGCCTGACCATTACCACCAATAAATATTGGTTTATCATGAGCATATTCTGCAACAAAACCAATTAATTCATCAAGATTATGTGCAACATCAACTTTTCCAGTATAATGAAGTTTACTTAATCTATTTAAAGCCATACCAATAGTATTAGCTAAACCTGGAAATACAATGATAACTTCAGGATTATGAGCAACTACCTCATCAATGATATCTAATCTATGTTCTTCATTAGGTCTTGGAGTTCCTAAAAATGCAACTGGGAAATAAACTTCATCAAAAATGGTTTTAACAGCATCAGAATTATCAGTTTTACCAATATAAATATCTGAATCATATAATTTAATAATTTTAAGTCTACCCTCTACTGCTTCAAAGTTTTCTAAAGTATCTTTAATAATTTCTTTAGGAACACCTAATTGTTCTGTAACAGCAGTAGCAAGACCTGCATTAAGTTTATTAAATTTACCTACAAGTTTTAAATCATAAGTAGAAGGCTTAAATTGAATTAATTTATTTGCAGACTTGTTAAATTCATCAATATATTCTTGATTTTCTGAAACTATAACTTTCTTATTTTTAAATATTTTAACTAATGAATCCTTATAATTCTCCATACTTCCATGAACATCCATATGATCATTACCCATATTAGTTAAAGCAATCATATCAAAGTTAAAACAATAATCACAGAAACTTAAAGTCATATCACATACTTCAATAAGAATTACATCATAATCATTTTCTTCTGCCTCAAGTACAATATCATAGTATCCATTGAAACCTCCACCAGCATTTCCACCAACTAAAACCTTTTTACCATAAGATTCCAGTATAGCTTTAATCATATATACAGAGGTTGTTTTTCCATTAGTTCCAGTAACACCTATTGTAAATATTTTTCTATGTTTATTTAAAACATCTTGAAGCAATTTACCAGATAATTTAAATTCATTAGCAAATTTACTATTCCACATACTTGGACTTAAAACAATTGCATCACTTGATTTAATCTTATTTATATCATTAGCACCTAAATCAATAGTAATATTATCTGCAACAATAGATACTTGTTCAGTGTTATTTGGTGTAACATTAATATCTGTAATAGGCATGTTTAAATCTTTTAAATTAATATCTGTCTGTAAATCTGATGCATAAACAGACCATCCATGGTCAAGTAATGATTTTGAAGCTTTTTTACCTTCAACACCAAGTCCAATAACAGCTGCTCTCATGTTTTTAATCCCTTCTTTTTATATTCTAAAAAATCTTATTTAATTTATATAAGTTTTTTATAACTCTTTATTTAATAACTTTAAAGATTATATAGTATTCTTGTTTAATTAATATAAGTTTTTTATAAAATAACTCTTTATTTAATAACTTTAAAGTAAATATTAAAAGTTTATACCTTATAAATCAAGCAAATAATTATCTTTTATAAATTAAGTAAATAAGACCTACTGTTATTAATTTTATAAGAAATTCTTTATAAATTTTTATATATTAATTTTTTAATATTAAAGATAAAAAATATATATTGTAAACTAATAAAATTATAGCAATATAAATATTAAAAAATCTTCAAAACTGAGGTGAAAAAATAATGTTTGAAGAAGAACAAGACAATAAAATATATAATCTATTAATTACACGTGGAAAAAACCATGAAGAAGATTATAATACATTTATTGATAAACTATATAAAAAAGGAGATTTTCTATGGAAAGAATCTGTAGCAGCATCATATTCCCATTTACCTGAAAGTTTCTTTAATAAAATAGATGCAATCAT
This Methanobrevibacter wolinii SH DNA region includes the following protein-coding sequences:
- a CDS encoding UvrD-helicase domain-containing protein; translated protein: MISYDEFEKIVVNILERDISSNKDQKSAISSDLNQSLFIVAGPGSGKTTVIVLKILKSIFVDDVEPEEIIATTFTRKAADELDSRILDWGYKIKDYLLENLLDYDVNHKDLHKVAHIDFNQIMTGTIDSVAQDLIKLNREPGTNIPNVIENFIAESAMRNCLLQDNKYENKDLQEYLGDFSGKGPIKNPSIMSKDLLTIKNKMYYDFVDFNEIKKIQDPGTKAAIDIIEEFEEELKSRNSLDFPMLESYFLDNIIKGKYDESLKTIKLILVDEYQDTNLLQEKIYFNIGKYAIKNNGGIIVVGDDDQSLYRFRGATVDLFTNFKNRAQKKLNTNIEEVNLKDNYRSTEKIIDLCNHFAELDSEYQNARVSHKPPIVCPENNKGKDIPIIGLFRSSQDILARDLSNLIAELINKGHVERKIKSIVNSNSFKLLNKEDEKGTFKNKSKRINKNNAKKEDKLVIDLDKNNGSAADIAFLTYSTKESTMSHRHKFTYYLRRTLQHRGVNVFNPRGKDIQDIEYVAIFCGLMLECIDPDMVVQKKDKEIPKGANRVMKKWREEAKRFIDKNPEPHEPLTLNDFVEKWQVRIPYGMDNWPKEARLMDLAYKLISWIDVLQDDIEGVVFLEAITKTITQTGFFNKYASTIYFDSPENEYNSIDELYWNVFIPIATGGVSIEEELLDTLPDDRLNIMTIHQSKGLEFPLVIVDVGSEFKKDLASTSPQRFPKKGGEDQELEDRLRKYSEEMDFIERDQVDRSFDDLIRRYFVAFSRAQDVLILIGLNSNIYGYDTKTKHKSIPNVALGWNRDEEFIGFDEIYMI
- a CDS encoding PD-(D/E)XK nuclease family protein → MKLQARSKPYFIPEYSLTGDLLSFLTCNLQYRYQNKGSLPPSMPIQLWFGEFIHGVMEEAYLKWEAEKLKFPWDWETEIRPIEEMIDQRLRASGLYPPLKQYNPKHIPEEEIGKYRTEDNPYHRIASARAEASINVWGPDLFPLIDSAELLIKGIRDMPNYNKNHSRSNHYSVNGIIDVLSSFKIENTNQKTLDSYQNKIIQYLKKNKKFNKILKNKVDDEYEIIIDYKGMKRPSIDNDNYRHHEWQILTYSWLRKHQKDAKPIPAGIIFYLNELVPSVEDLKAIQEDIVNNKTDVKISEEDKEAIMRWDGNPKYYPTLSNKFKIDRSIRIIPIEEEKEEVALKEFDSVVNNIESSMIKEKEGSKISEAWTGEADKRTCDACDFKAICQKNKGKIKDISVP
- a CDS encoding nucleotidyltransferase family protein, with product MVGAVITAAGLNSRMRNDLENLDLPIKNKLTLPLINNKTVLECTIDNVLNSGINNIILVLGHYIDEIIDSLSDYYLSKVEIVENKPHYVGLSKSLYNGLKSIDEKYVLCVSGDQPTISDITYKNILKTLYNSPNIDNTISFLRRREYGKLDTALGLGMPFALNKNIILPYISDVDDNLNPILREIFASGVDFYGVKEEFDLELVNINHYNDFKLVSEKIDLNNYKFRF
- a CDS encoding Mur ligase family protein, with the translated sequence MDKEEFINSLSEGVVVLGGCGTVGSLIARILACHNIDVTIIDSAPDSYLTPIFKKEGIHLKLGEELDNDSFKGKSAIFVAPSLLKNDYFTTKLHNFNRKNLPVYSIDEILEFFLPNKPVIGVTGTNGKTTTTHTIKHIFKINNYKVPEHGLRIQGNSEFIPALQSRLEGDLAVLEIGTFGRKGEIKRSATNSHVNMGVITNITRDHLNNGTFEDYINCKKEMVEVADTLILDGDDPLLASIGSKHPDKEIHYFGIKDKNNDLFKSKYNNRHCPSCGKLLNYNVSYLRNLGEYECECGFKNPKLDVYATNIRIIKEGNTTKTKYTIHFNDETRDITLKNSGIHNVYNSLGSACAAWVQGLDINSIVKGLESFNGVPGRLEYIHSNPTMIMDYAHNPAGVETTLNTVLKLKTEHNRIIVLNTISSESGREGDIDIAKLLSNADIVIPVSTSSTKVVDFINTNVVPIRSNIKFNKTGTTGSSPEQVREGIRLALKIAEDNDIILSIGEAGVKYSKPALNKILFENVKKQ
- a CDS encoding Mur ligase family protein encodes the protein MRAAVIGLGVEGKKASKSLLDHGWSVYASDLQTDINLKDLNMPITDINVTPNNTEQVSIVADNITIDLGANDINKIKSSDAIVLSPSMWNSKFANEFKLSGKLLQDVLNKHRKIFTIGVTGTNGKTTSVYMIKAILESYGKKVLVGGNAGGGFNGYYDIVLEAEENDYDVILIEVCDMTLSFCDYCFNFDMIALTNMGNDHMDVHGSMENYKDSLVKIFKNKKVIVSENQEYIDEFNKSANKLIQFKPSTYDLKLVGKFNKLNAGLATAVTEQLGVPKEIIKDTLENFEAVEGRLKIIKLYDSDIYIGKTDNSDAVKTIFDEVYFPVAFLGTPRPNEEHRLDIIDEVVAHNPEVIIVFPGLANTIGMALNRLSKLHYTGKVDVAHNLDELIGFVAEYAHDKPIFIGGNGQAVIISIQERLEELCKVCN